A genomic stretch from Pieris brassicae chromosome 9, ilPieBrab1.1, whole genome shotgun sequence includes:
- the LOC123714279 gene encoding peptidylglycine alpha-hydroxylating monooxygenase, whose amino-acid sequence MESLYNIFVIFFFLFIFKTSDVLTFEVDTYDFLMPNVHPHRDELYLCTPIRISPNQNFYIVGFKPNASMHTAHHMLLYGCSEPGSNDPVWSCGEMQSNEVDKLYTTASPCRSGSQIVYAWARDAPSLELPKDVGFLIGQDSPIKYLVLQVHYMTKFPEGKTDNSGVFLKYTQETMPRQAGVILLGTSGVIPPDSVEHMETACIMKEEKVIHPFAFRTHTHGLGKKVSGYVVRKSMQGDKWELIGSKDPQLPQMFYPVVNTDPIGKFDVLAARCVMNNTRHELVKIGATNRDEMCNFYLMYWVENDTPLKMKYCFSSGPPYYYWGMGPENFNRIPDLDNTV is encoded by the exons atggagAGTTTGTATaacatatttgtaatattcttctttctatttatttttaaaacctcAGATGTATTAACTTTCGAAGTGGATACATATGATTTTTTGATGCCTAACGTTCATCCCCACAGG GACGAGCTCTACCTATGTACTCCAATCAGAATATCACCTAaccaaaacttttatattg TGGGATTCAAACCAAATGCAAGCATGCACACCGCTCATCATATGCTTCTCTATGGATGCTCAGAACCTGGGTCCAACGACCCGGTATG gAGTTGCGGTGAAATGCAGAGCAACGAAGTCGATAAGCTGTACACCACAGCTAGTCCGTGCCGATCGGGTTCTCAG ATTGTGTACGCCTGGGCTCGAGACGCACCAAGTCTGGAGCTTCCCAAAGATGTCGGCTTTTTAATTGGACAAGATTCACCAATCAAATACCTCGTATTACAAGTTCATTATATGACTAAATTTCCag aAGGAAAAACTGACAACTCGGGCGTGTTTTTGAAGTACACTCAAGAAAC AATGCCTCGTCAGGCAGGTGTAATACTTCTAGGAACAAGTGGTGTCATCCCACCAGATTCTGTTGAACATATGGAGACAGCCTGTATCATGAAAGAAGAGAAGGTCATACATCCCTTCGCTTTTAGAACTCACACGCATGGCCTTG GTAAAAAAGTGTCAGGCTACGTAGTTCGCAAATCAATGCAAGGCGACAAATGGGAGTTGATTGGAAGTAAGGACCCTCAGTTGCCGCAAATGTTCTATCCAGTAGTTAACACGGATCCTATTGGCAAGTTTGACGTACTGGCTGCCAGATGTGTCATGAACAATACTAGGCATGAGCTGGTTAAGATCGG ggCAACGAACAGAGATGAAATGTGCAACTTCTATCTCATGTACTGGGTGGAGAATGACACACCACTTAAAATGAAGTACTGTTTCTCGTCGGGACCGCCGTATTATTATTGGGGCATGGGGCCAGAAAACTTCAACCGTATACCCGATCTCGACAATACTGTATAA